In Nitrosomonas ureae, the sequence TCTATTGATGCTCGGTGGTTTTATCTTGTCAGCGGCAATGGAACGTTCTGGTGCACATCGACGCATTGCGCTTGGAATGGTCAGTCTAGTCGGCGGTGTCAGCAGCCGCCGCATTGTGCTGGGATTTATGGTGGCTTCTGCCGCATTAAGCATGTGGATCTCAAATACTGCAACAACGTTAATGATGCTGCCGATTGCACTGGCGGTCATTACGCAGAGTCCCGACAAGAAATTAGCCATGCCTCTGCTATTGGCGATTGCTTACGGCAGTAATATCGGTGGTCTGGGAACACCGATTGGCACACCGCCAAACTTGGTTTTCATGCAGCAGTATGAGAATTTCACCGGAACGGCAGTGAGTTTTTCACACTGGATGAGTTGGGGATTACCTGTCGTAGTGATCTTTATCCCGATTGCCGGACTATGGCTCACGCGCACACTGGATTATCGCGGTGCATTGGTAATTCCTCCGACAGGTAATTGGCGTTCCGAAGAACGCCGCGTGCTAATCATTTTTGGCTTGACCGCTTTGGCATGGATTACGCGCCTTGAACCATTCGGCGGCTGGAGCACCTGGTTTGATCTCAAAGGGGCGAATGATGCGATTGTCGCTTTAGTTGCTGTAGTAATTTTATTTCTGGTACCCAACGGTCGCGGTGGCAAGCTGCTCGATTGGCAAACTGCAGAGAAAGTTCCTTGGGGCATTCTGATTTTGTTTGCCGCAGGTATTTCTATCGCCCAAGCCTTTGTCGAATCCGGACTATCCCGCGCAATCGGCGATCAACTCGCGATTCTTGCCAGCTTACATCCACTGGTCATCATTGCTGTCATCGCACTGAGTGTGACTTTTCTTACTGAAACCACAAGTAATACCGCGACCACTATATTATTGATGCCGATCCTGGCGCCCGCGGCATTAGCGGCAGGCATTGAGCCAAGTCTGTTGATGGTGCCCGCTGCGATGAGCGCGAGCTGCGCCTTTATGCTACCCGTTGCCACCGCACCAAACGCCATTGTCTTTGGCAGTGGTCATATTCCTATAGCCTATATGGTGAGAGAGGGAATAGTATTGAATTTTATCGGCGTTATAGTGATTACAATAGTGTGTTATTTATTAGTTACATAGCGAATTCGAAGCCTGAATGAATAATACGGAAAATATTGGAGCTAGAAATAGCCTTCGGATAACACCCACGCCTTCCACCCGGCCAGACACAAGAGGGTAAAGAATGCAGCCAGTAAATCATCGAACATAACGCCAAATCCGCCTTTAAGATGATTATCGTAATAGCGGATGGGCTGAGGTTTGGCGATATCGAACAGACGAAACAAAGCAAATGCGGCTAATTGCCACGCCCAGTGATCCGGAGTGAAGTACAGCACCAAAAGAAATGCCACCGTTTCATCCCATACCATGCCGCCGTGATCGGGATCTCCCAGTGCTTTACCGGTAATACCGCAGGCCCAGATACCTAAGATAAAAAAAACATCAATCAGCAACAAAAAATAAACAGGACTGAGATAATGATTAAATAGAGAAAATAACGGGAAAGCAACCAATGTTCCCACTGTTCCCGGAGCAACAGGGCTTAATCCCGCCCCGCCGGAGAATGCAATCATATAAGCGGGGTGACGGTAAAGGAAATCCACATTCGGTCGGAATGATGCAGGTGAAGTATTGGATGAGTTGTGAATATCAGGATCTGAAATGGTCATAGCCTCGGATTTCCAAAGTCATTGCGTTTCCCTGCGCATCTCTCACACTTAAACCTTCCCCTGAATAAATCTCGCCGATGCGGGTAAGCGGTATAGCCAACTCGGCGGAAAGCATATCAATTTTCCGGCGATTTATTTTGGGTGCCGTAAAGCATAACTCGTAATCATCCCCGCCAGCCAGCAGACAATTCATTACTACAGATTGCTGACGATATTTTTCCAATACTGAAGAGCAAGGTATATCAGTCATATATATCCAAGCTGCTTTCCCTGAAGCCGTCAAAATATGCCCTAAATCGGCCATTAATCCATCAGAGAGATCGATAGCACTATGCGCCAGACCGATCAAGCGTTGGCCCAGCTCCACCCTGGCGATCGGTGTCAGTAGCGCTGGCAGACATTGTTCAATTTCAGTGGGATGCAAAGCTAATTGCCCCAATTCATGCTGCAGGGCCAAAGCCGCATCGCCTATTTTACCGGAAACCCAAATATCATCATCCAACTTGGCGTCGCTTCGTCGTAGCGCTTTACCTGCTGCAACCTCACCAATAATTTGTATCCCGATATTCAGTGCTCCGGCAGTAGTATTTCCGCCGATCAATTCGATTTGATACCAATCAGCCAAGGCAAAGAAACCATCACTGAATCCGGATAACCAAGCGATATTCTGCTTCACCAGGTCTTCAGGCAATGTCAGGGTCAGCAATACCCAGCGTGGCTTCGCGCCCATTGCCGCCATATCGGACAAATTAACTGCGAGGGATTTATATCCGAGCTTGTAAGGATCTGCGTCAGGAAAGAAATGTTTGCCACACACCAGCGTATCCGTTGAAATGGCAAGCTCGATTCCTGTCGTTGGTGCAATGAGCGCCGCATCGTCACCAATTCCCAGCACTGCGCCTGACACAGACCGCTTGAAATAACGGTGGATAATATCGAATTCTGAGCACATGCTGGAAAATCACACGCGATTCTTAGTCGCCTTTTGCATTTGAATTTCAATGCTGCGCAATTGAGCAGCCAATTTATCCAACACACCGT encodes:
- a CDS encoding SLC13 family permease; protein product: MTITPNREWALIVGPLLAITMFFAMSRFGWEEHACWTGAVAILCVVWWIFEPIPIPATSIVPLAVFPLLGVLPQEKIAMAYGNELILLMLGGFILSAAMERSGAHRRIALGMVSLVGGVSSRRIVLGFMVASAALSMWISNTATTLMMLPIALAVITQSPDKKLAMPLLLAIAYGSNIGGLGTPIGTPPNLVFMQQYENFTGTAVSFSHWMSWGLPVVVIFIPIAGLWLTRTLDYRGALVIPPTGNWRSEERRVLIIFGLTALAWITRLEPFGGWSTWFDLKGANDAIVALVAVVILFLVPNGRGGKLLDWQTAEKVPWGILILFAAGISIAQAFVESGLSRAIGDQLAILASLHPLVIIAVIALSVTFLTETTSNTATTILLMPILAPAALAAGIEPSLLMVPAAMSASCAFMLPVATAPNAIVFGSGHIPIAYMVREGIVLNFIGVIVITIVCYLLVT
- a CDS encoding phosphatidylglycerophosphatase A, producing MTISDPDIHNSSNTSPASFRPNVDFLYRHPAYMIAFSGGAGLSPVAPGTVGTLVAFPLFSLFNHYLSPVYFLLLIDVFFILGIWACGITGKALGDPDHGGMVWDETVAFLLVLYFTPDHWAWQLAAFALFRLFDIAKPQPIRYYDNHLKGGFGVMFDDLLAAFFTLLCLAGWKAWVLSEGYF
- the thiL gene encoding thiamine-phosphate kinase, which translates into the protein MCSEFDIIHRYFKRSVSGAVLGIGDDAALIAPTTGIELAISTDTLVCGKHFFPDADPYKLGYKSLAVNLSDMAAMGAKPRWVLLTLTLPEDLVKQNIAWLSGFSDGFFALADWYQIELIGGNTTAGALNIGIQIIGEVAAGKALRRSDAKLDDDIWVSGKIGDAALALQHELGQLALHPTEIEQCLPALLTPIARVELGQRLIGLAHSAIDLSDGLMADLGHILTASGKAAWIYMTDIPCSSVLEKYRQQSVVMNCLLAGGDDYELCFTAPKINRRKIDMLSAELAIPLTRIGEIYSGEGLSVRDAQGNAMTLEIRGYDHFRS